One window of the Dreissena polymorpha isolate Duluth1 chromosome 5, UMN_Dpol_1.0, whole genome shotgun sequence genome contains the following:
- the LOC127831324 gene encoding uncharacterized protein LOC127831324 translates to MKQKPTHKVTGKPLSEISFHKSKHGKTRKTRPRQQPAVVVTIDEEEALRRLKKVCPDACIILKNDSDTDTASDDEDMPPILVREHKLSKEKLSAEEVTRECQNIMADFKVTPVQASNLENMTRG, encoded by the exons atgaaacaaaaaccaACACATAAA GTGACGGGTAAACCACTTTCAGAAATAAGCTTCCACAAGTCAAAGCATGGCAAAACTCGCAAAACGAGACCACGACAACAACCAGCTGTGGTTGTGACGATTGACGAGGAAGAGGCCTTAAGGCGGCTGAAAAAAGTATGCCCAGATGCTTGCATAATCTTAAAGAATGACTCGGATACGGACACAGCATCAGATGACGAGGACATGCCACCA atcCTTGTTAGGGAACACAAGCTCAGTAAGGAGAAACTGTCGGCAGAAGAAGTAACGCGGGAATGCCAGAACATCATGGCTGACTTCAAAGTAACGCCAGTGCAGGCCAGTAACCTTGAAAACATGACTAGAGGCTAG